TGACGTACAGCGCGGCGATCACCGCGAGGACGAGGTGCAGCAGCGACCGCCGCAGCCCGCGAAGTTCCGTTCTCATCGGGCCTGCCTGTTCCTGAACGCGCCGAAGACGAGGCCGCTGGCCACCATGAGGAAGGCGGCGAGCACGAAGCTCATGGCCGAGGCGGTGCCCATGTCGAACTGCCGCAGGCCGGTCTCGGCGATGAGGTAGATCGCGGTCTTGGTCTGGTCGGCCGGCGCGCCGACGGTGATCAGGTACGACTGGCCGAACATGTTGGCCGAGGCGAGGATCGTCGAGTTGACCACGAAGAGCGTCACCGGCCGCAGGCCGGGCAGCGTGATCGACCGGAACCGGTGCCGGGCCCCGGCGCCGTCGACCATCGCCGCCTCGTACAACTCCCTCGGGATGTCCTGCAGCCCGGCGAGGAAGATCACCGAGTTGAGCCCGAGTGTCCACCAGACGGTCACGCCGACCAGCGCGACCCATGCCCAGGGGAGGTCCGTCGTCCACTGCACGTCGAGACCGAGGTAGTGGTTGACCAGGCCGATGTTGCCGTCGAGCAGGAAGCGCCACAGCAGGCCGACCACCGCGACGCCCAGGACGTACGGCGCGAAGTAGACGGCACGGTAGAGGTTGCGGCCGCGGAACCGGCCGTTCATGAGCAGCGCGACGAGCAGCGGCAGCACGATCAGCAGGGGCACCGAGAACACGGTGAAGATCCCGGTGGCCTTCATCGCGGTCCAGAACCGCGACCCGTCCACGCTGGACGGGTCGAACAACTCGGCGTAGTTGGACAGGCCGACGAACGGCTTGGCGGGCACGTTGATGTCCCACTCGTGCAGGCTGGTCCAGAAACCGAACCCGATCGGCAGCACCATGAAGACCGCGAACAGCAACAGGTAGGGCGCGAGGAAAGCCCACGGCGTCCAGGGGCGCATCCGGCGCACGCGCGCGGCGCCGGGGGAGGCGGCCGCCCCCGGGCTCCCCGCCGTCCCCGCGCCCGCCGGGGAGCCGGGGTCGCGCGCGGCCGTGCCGGCACCGGCGGGCACGCTCACTTCGCGTACTTCCTCTTGTTGTCCGCGAGCAGCTTGTCGGCCGTGGCGACGCCCTCCTTCAGCGCGTCCGCGGGGGAGGCCTGCTTGAGCACCGCCTTGGCCACGGCGAGCTCCAGCGCCTTGGTCTGCACGTCGCCGACGCCCGGCAGCGGCGGGATGAAGTGGAAGGCGTCGAGGTCGTCCGCCAGGGCGATCTGCGGCAGCGAGGCCACCTGCGGGTCCTGGCGGACGGAGTTGCGGGCCGGGATCATGCCGGCCTTCGCCCACTCGGTGGACTGCTTGGACATGTAGTCGACGAAGAACTTGGCCGCCTGCATCTTGTTCGCGTCCCGGCCCGCCTGGGACGTCAGCACGAAGTTGTGCGAGGCGCTCCACACGGCCGGTGTGCCGCCGATGTTCGGCACGGGCGACAGCTCCCACTTCAGGTCCGGCGCGTTGGTCTTGAGGTCGTTGATCTGCCAGATGCCGTCCCAGGTGAGGCTGACCTTGCCGTTCTTGAACGCCGCGTACTGGCTGTCGATCGCGACCTTGTCCGGGCTGAAGCCCTTGTCGATCTGCTCGACCATCCAGGCGAGGGCCTGCTCCCCGGCGTCCGAGCCCCACAGGGCCCGCAGGCCGTCCTCGCTGTAGAGCTGTCCGCCGAACTGCCAGACCAGGCTCATGAACATCAGGTGGGCGGGCCACTTGCTCGGCATCCAGAAGGGGTGCTCGACGCCGGCGTCCTTCAGCCCGCCGAGCGCCTCGGCGTACGCCGCCTTGTCGGCCGGGGCCTCCTTCAGGCCGATCTTGCCGAGATGGCCGGCGTTCCAGTAGTCGCCCAGGCAGTGGACGTCGAGCGGCACGCTGTACCGCTTGCCGTCGTAGACGCCGGCCTGCCAGACGGCCGGGATGAAGTCCGACTCGGTGAGCCCGAGCGCGCCGACCACGTCGTCGAGCGGGACCAGCACCTGCCGCGCGGCGAACGTGCTGATCCAGTCGTTGTGGATGACGGCGACGTCGGGGCCCTTGCCGGCGGCGATCGCGGTCGGCACGGCCGGGTAGAGGTCGGCCCATTGCCGGGTGACGTTGCGCACCTCGATCCGGCCGCTGTAGGCCTTGTTGAACGCGTCGAGCATGGCGCGCATGTGCGGGCCGTCGCCGCCGGTGAAGCCGTTCCAGAAATCGAGCGTGACCTTGGGCCCGGAGTACTCCCCGCCGGAGAACGTCGCCGCGGGCGACTGCGCGGCCTCGCCCGCGCCGAGCTTGGTGCCGCCGCCACACGCGGTCACCGCGGCGGCCAGACCGGTGGCGCCGGCGAGGCCGAGGAACGAGCGGCGGGACAGGGAATGTGTCATGGTGCTACTCCTGGGGGGATGCAGGGGCAAAGCGGACAAGGGTCCACGAGACAGGGTGAAGCGTGAGCTCCGCGCGCCGGCCGTTCATCCGCAGGCCGGTGCCGGGCCGCGGGGTCACGCGGCCGGGGGCGGCGGCCGTGTTGGCCGCCGACGGATCGCCGTCGGCGATCTCCAGGTGCTCGACCGGCCGTACGGGCGCGCGCAGCTCCACATCCAGGCGGCAGGGACCGCGGCGGTCCCGGTTCACCACGAACAACGCGATCTCCCCGGTCGCGTCGTCGTGCGTCGCGGTCGCCCAGATCGCGGGGGCCTCGCCGTACCGGGCGGTGGAGATCGCCGGGCCCTCGGGCTCGACCCGCAGCACCTCGCCGTGGGCGTGCCGGGCCGTCAGCGCGAACGGATGAAAGATCGTCTGCCGCCACGCCGGCCCGCCGGGCTCGGTGCGGATCGGCGCGATCACATTGGCCAGTTGCGCCTGGCAGGCGATCTTGACCCGGTCGGCGTTGCGCAGCAGGGCGATCAGCAGGCTGCCGACCACGACGGCGTCGGTCACGTCGTAGGTGTCCTCGATCAGCCGCGGCGCCTCGGCCCAGTCCAGTGACGACTCGCCCTTGAAGCGGCTCTGGTACCAGACGTTCCACTCGTCGAAGGACAGGCCGATCTTCTTGCGGCTGCGCAGCTTCGCGCCGACGTGGTCCGCGGTGGCCGCGATCGAACGGATCATGTGGTCCATGTCCGAGGCGCTGGCCAGGAACGAGTCGACGTCGCCGTCGGAGGGGTCGTAGTAGGCGTGCAGCGACACGTGGTCGACCAGGTCGTAGACGGCCTCCAGCACCTCCGCCTCCCAGGCCGCGAAGGTCGGCATCCCGCTGTTGGAGCTGCCACAGGCCACCAGCGACAGGCCCGGGTCGAACCGCTTGAGCGCGCGGGCCGTCTCGGCCGCGAGCCGGCCGTACTCGGCTGCGGTCTTGTGCCCGAGCTGCCACGGCCCGTCCAGCTCGTTGCCCAGGCACCACAACCGGATGTCGTACGGCTTGTCCGCGCCGTGCGCCCGGCGCAGCTCCGACATCCGGGTGCCGCCGGGGTAGTTCGCGTACTCGACGAGCTGGAGAGCCTCGGTGACACCGCGGGTGCCGAGGTTCAGCGCCATCATCGGCTCGACGCCGGCCTTGCCGGCCCACGTCATGAACTCGCCCAGCCCGAACCGGTTGCTCTCGACGCTCCGCCAGGCGAGGTCGAGCCGGGACGGCCGGTCCTCGACCGGGCCCACGCCGTCCTCCCACTGGTAGTTGGAGACGAAATTGCCCCCGGGGTACCGGACGAGCGTGACGCCCAGCTCGCGCGTCAGCGCAAGCACGTCCGTGCGGAAGCCGTCGGCGTCGGCGGCCGGGTGGCCGGGCTCGTAGAGGCCCGTGTAGACGCACCGTCCCATGTGCTCGACGAACGAGCCGAACAGGCGGGGTTCGACCGGGGCGATCCGGAAGGCGGGGTCAAGGGTCAGACGAGCCGGGGACGCCAAAGCACGACCTCTCTGTTGACGCTTCGTGGTACGACGGTTTGTACAACGTTGTTTCAACGTTGTAAACAGGTCATCCGAGCCTCGATACCAGGGCGTTACGATCGGATGCGGCCGGCCGGGACCCGCCGTGCGACCGAGAGGGGCAGCGTGGAGTGAGCGTGAAGTGGGAGTGAGCCTGCGGGACGTGGCGCTGCTGGCGGGGGTGTCGGTGAAGACGGTCTCCAACGTGGTCAACGGCTACGCCCACGTGTCCCCGGCCACCCGCGCCAAGGTCGAGCGGGCCCTGTCCCAGCTCGACTACCGGCCCAATCTGTCGGCCCGCAATCTCCGGCTCGGCCGGACCGGGGTGATCGCGCTCGCGCTGCCCGAACTCGACGCGCCGTACTTCGCGGAGCTGTCGCGGTTCGTGATCGACGCGGCGGCCGAGCAGCGGTGGCTCGTGGTGATCGAGCAGACCGACGGCAGCCTGCGGCGGGAGCGTCAGGTGCTCGACGGGGTACGCGACCACCGGGTGGACGGGGTCATCCTCAGCCCGGTCTCGATCGGCGCCGAGGAGCTCGCGGCCCGCACCGACGACGCGGCGCTGGTCCTGCTCGGCGAGCGCATCTACGACGGGCCGGCCGACCACGTGGCGATCGACAACGTGCGGGCCGCGCGTGACGTCACCGAGCACCTGATCGGGCTGGGGCGCCGCAGGATCGCGGCGCTCGGCGCGCAGGACAACTCGATCAGCGGCACCGCGCCGCTGCGCCTGGCCGGGTACGCCGAGGCGATGGCGGCGCACGGGCTGCCCCAGACGATCGCCGAGGTCGAGCGCTACCGGCGGGCCGAGGGCGCGGCCGCCATGGCCCGGCTGCTGGCCGCGCCCGAGGCGCCGGACGCGGTCTTCTGCTTCAACGACCTGCTGGCGCTGGGCGCGATGCGCACGATCCTCGCGGCCGGCCTCCGGGTGCCCGAGGACGTCGCGCTGGCGGGCCTGGACGACATCGAGGACGGCCGCTACAGCACGCCGACGCTGACCACGGTGGCGCCGGACAAGGCGCAGCTCGCCCGCATCGCGGTCGACCTGCTGCGGGCCCGCCTGGACGGCCGGGCCGCCGGCCCGCCCCGCGAGGTGCGGGCCGACTACCGCCTCGTCGTACGGGAGAGCACCGCGGGACGGGTCAGGGGCTGAGCTTCTCGTGCGCGTTGCCGTGCCACTCGACGAGCAGCACGGTGGCGTCGTCGTGCAGCCGGTTGTCGTGATACTCCAGCACGGTCCGGATCAGGCGGCGCAGCGTCTCGGGCACCGGCAGCCCGGCGGCGTTCTGCTTGATCATGAACTCGACGAACCGGCCCAGGCCGAACTCGCCGCTGTCGGGGCTGCGCATCTCGGTGATGCCGTCGGTGTAGAGCAGGATGCGGTCGCCGGGCTCCAGTTGCTCGCGGCAGAGTATGACGGGCAGGCCGAGATCGAGGCCCATCGGGTGGGCGGGCGGGCAGTTCAGGGTGGACGTCCAGCGGCCGTGGCGGATCAGCACGGGCGCGTGGTGGCCGCGGTTGACCCAGCTGAACACGCCGGTCTCGAGGTCGAGGTCGCCGATGACCGCCGTCACGAAGCGGTCGCCCCGGCCGAACTCGTCGATCAGCACCCTCTCGATCGCCTCGCTGTTGCGCACCAGGCCCATGTCCTGCCGGCGGTGGTTGCGGCAGGCGGCCACGGCGAGGTTGGCGGTCAGGCCGGCCGACACGTCGTGGCCCATCGCGTCGAAGACCCCGACGTGCGCGAGTGAGCCGAAGGTCGAGTAGTCGAAGGCGTCGCCGCCGATCTCGTACGCCGGTTCGAGCACGGCGCCGATCGTCACCTCCGGCGTGGCGAACGTCAGCGGCGGCATCAGGTTCCACTGCATCTCCGCCGCCACGTTCATCGGGCGGCTGCGGACGAGACGAGCGTGACAGTCGCTGAACGAGCGCTTGCTCACGACGATCAGGGCCACGAGGGACGCCACGTGCCGCATGCGATCCTCGAGCCCGTCGTCCTCCGACGTGGGGGTCATGTGGAGCACGCCGATGCGCTCGGTGCCGTCCAGCAGGGGCACCCACCAGCGGCTCGGGCTGTCGCCCTCCGGGCCGCCCCGCAGCATGCGCACCTCCTGCAGGGCCCGCCCGGCGAGCGTGGTGTCGATCTTGAGCTCCTCCGGCTGGGCGTCCTCCTCGCCGTGGCCGCACAACCGGCGCAGCACGCTCTGCTGCAGGTCGGCCACGTAGACACCGATTTCCTCGAAGCCCGCCTCGCGCCCGTGCCGCCTTATCAGCGACGGTATGTCCTCGAACGCCACCAGATGGCTGTCCTCCAGCATCCCGGCCAGCGCGCGCAGCAGCCCCTGGTCCCGGGAATCGGGGATGCCCTGCTCCATCTGCCCACCCCCGTGGTCCCACCCCACCTACCCACGATGCGTCATCACCCGTGGCGCGAACCGGAACGCAATGACATTTTGGGCAACGCATTACCTCACGCGCGGGCGAACTCGGCGACCCACCGGCGCACCGGCGGGGTCTCGTCGTCGTACACGTCCCGCACGCGCACCGCGCGCAGCCCGCCGGTGGCGAACGCGTCGATCTCGGATCGGGTCAGCGGCACGGCGATCCGCCCCGGCGGGTCGCCGTCCTCCCGGGCGCGGGCCACCACGAGCAGCGTGCCGCCGGGGGCGACCAGCGCGCCGGCCGTGCGGATCGCTCGCGCCCGCAGGTCGCCGCGCAGCACCTGCACCGTGTAGGCCTCGACGACCAGGTCGAACGCCTGCCGCCACTCCTCCGGCGGCGCGAGCAGGTCGGCGGCGACGTACCGGACGGGGGAGCCGGGGAAGCGGCGCCGGGCGGCTCCGACGGCGGAGGGCGACACGTCGAAGGCGGTCACCGCCCACCCCAGGCCGGACAGGTGCTCCGCGTCGTCGCCCATGCCGCACCCCACGACCAGCGCGCTGCGCCCCCCACCGGTACGGCCGCCCGCCCACTCGACCAGGTAGGGGTTGGCCACCAGGTGGGCCCAGGGCACGACCGCCTCACCGCGCTCGGCCGCCGAGTAGAGCGGCTCGAACCAGCCGAGCGGGTCGCCGCTCTCCAGGTGCTCGGCGGCCAGCCGCCGGGCGTACTCGCGGCGCTCTTCCTCCGTCGTGTCGCTCATCGCTCTCCCTGCCCGAGTGATCTCCAGCGGAAGCCTCTCACGCGGGGCGGCGGGTCAGTCGAAGAAGCGGGCCAGCCGCCGCTCCCCGGCGGGCTCCCGGCCGCCCTTCGCGGGGACCAGGTCCGCGAAGACCGTGGACTCGTCACGCGTGACCAGCAGCGGATACCAGCACCGGCCCGCGTCGTCCGGACGGCACAGGTGCTTGAACGTCTGCACGTCGATCAGCCGGACGTGCGTGGGGTCGGCCACCGCGTTGACGTGCCGCCACCAGGGCGCGAGGACGTGCAGCACGCCGCCGGGCCGCAGCACGCGGTGGCACTCGCGCAGCAGGGGCAGGTAGTCGGCCAGGTGCTCCAGCACGTGCACCACGAAGACCTGGTCCACCGACTCGTCCGCCAGCGGCACCCCGCGCGCCAGGTCGGCCAGCACGTCCACCGCCGGGCCGGGACGCAGGTCGACGCCGAGATTGTCGCGGTGCTGCTTGGTGCCGCCGCAGCCGAGGTCGACGACCCGGGGCATGGCGCCCGCGACCCGCACCCTGTCCCACACCGCCAGCACCCCCGCGAGGCGGCCGAGGCGCTCGCGCAGCACGGCGAGGTCGGCGGCGGCCCGCACGTCGCCCTCGACGTGCGCCACCCCGCCGTCGAAGCGGACCCGCACGTCCAGGCCCCGCAGGCGGGAATCGTGCGCCAGCAGGTCCGCCGCCGCATCCTCCAGGTCCCGGTCGACCAGGTCACGCCGCCGCCTGTCCATCCCGCCCACTCCTCGCCGCTCCGGATGACCTGTCGTCTACCCGCGGGAGGCCGGGCCGTACGCATGAGAGCCGGCCGTCACTCGCCGAGCATCTCCACCGTGCCGTGGGCGCCGTCGACTCTGATCTTGTCCCCGTCGCGCACCCGAGTGGTGGCGTTTCCGGTGCCCACCACGGCGGGGATGCCCAGCTCGCGGGCGACGATGGAGGCATGCGACAGCGGCGCCCCGACGTCGGTGACCACGGCAGCCGCGCGTGGGAACAGCGGCGTCCAGCCCACGTTGGTGAGCGTGGTGACCAGGATCTCGCCGGGCTGGAGCCGATGGCCGTCCTCGGGCCGGGCGATCACCCTGGCGACCCCCTCGACCACGCCGGGCGCGCCGGGGAAGCCGGTCACGGTGTCCACGGCCGGGGGGACGGCGCCCCGGGCATCGTAGACGTCGGCGCGTCTGCCGGGGTCGGCCGCCCAGCGGACCGGGTCGAACCTGCCCACGATGAGCGTCGGATAGGGCGGGAGCGCCGCGTACATCCCGTACGTCGCCCGCCGGACGGGCACCCGCTCCAGCGGGGTGGCGTCGCCGCGGAGCACGGCGAGCAGCTCGTCCAGGTAGAGGTGGAACAAGTCGTCGCCGCTGCCGGTCAGCTCGCCGGCCCGCAGGACGAAGGCCCGCAGCACCCAGAACGCGCGGACGACCTCCGACCGGGTGGCCTCGCGATCACGCACCACCTCGGCCCAGCGCGCGACCCCGGCCCGCATCCCGGCCGCGCGGCGGGGGTGGCGCCGGGCGAGCCGCGCCCACGCCTCCTCCCTCGTTTCGCGCTGCCGGGCCAGCAGGCCGTCCGCGCCGGCCCGAATGTCCCGCAGCCCCGCGAGCTGGGCGTCGATCCAGGCGGAGTCCTCCCCGGGGCGCGGGACGGACACCTCGAACTCGTGCGGGCCGCGGTGGCCGTAGAGCCGGGCGAAGGTCTCCCTGGTGATCTCACCCGAGGCCAGCCGGCTCAGCCCCGTGATCAGGCCGAGGCTGGCCAGCTCGCCCTCGCCGGCCGCGCCCGTCAAGATGGCCTCCGCGTCGGCCTCGCCCACCGTCTTGCGCAGCCTGTCGCGGGTGAGGACGAGCGTGCTGCCGTCCTGCCGGCCCGCGGCCTCGAGCATGCGGCAGGCCGTGACGAAATGCGGCTCGACGGACCGCGACCACAGGTCGGCCAGTTCGGGCGCCGACGAGGTGGACCGGATCGCGGCGCGCAGCTCCTCGCATCGCTCCCGGGAGGTGGACAGGAAGGCCCGCATGCCCTTGAGGTTCGCCCTGACCCTGCGCCGGATGCGTACGGCCATCGGCAGCACCGTCGTGATGATCCGCCACCGGGACATCCCGAGCGGCGGCACGTCCAGGCCCGGCGGCAGCCTGCCGAAGACCTGCTCGATCGCGCCGAGCTTGCTCCCCATGCCCAACGCCCGGGCGACGGAGACGGCGATGCTCAGGTTCATGTAGAAACGGCCGCCGATGTTGCCGATCAGGTCGAATCCGGGCAGCGCGGAGGCCGACATGGCCTCGTTGATGAACAGGCGGACGAACGACCAGGTGATGGGCGTCATGACGTCGGGGATGGCCTCACCGAGGTTGCCGGACGTCCACAGGTAGTCGCCCTTGAGACTGTCGTTCCACTCCTCCACCTGAGGCGCGGAAGCAGTGATCGGGCGGGCCTGGACGACGGCGAACGCGCCGGCGTGCCGGACCCACTCCACGTCCATCGGCGTGCCGTAGAGCGACTGGACGCGCGCGCCCAGCTCGGCGAGCGCGAGGGCCTGCGGTTCGGTGAGCACGGGGATCCGGCGCATGTCCTCGGGCACCGGCTCGTCGCGGGTGCCGCCGGGGACGCGGACGGTCATGACCGTCTTGTCCCCGGTCCGCTCCTCGACGACCGCGCCGCCCGAGACGACGACGACGTCGGGGGTCACCTGGCCGCCGACCACGGCCTCGCCCAGGCCCCACGACGCGTTGAGCACGGTCGCGCCGCGGGCGCCGGTGACGGGGTCGGCCGTGAACATGACGCCCGCCGCGTCGGCGTTCACCAGTTCCTGGACCACGACGGCCAGGGCGACGTCGTCGTGCGGCACGCCGTTCGCGTTCCGGTAGGCGATCGCGCGGGCGTTCCACAGGGAGGCCCAGCAGCGCTTGACCGCGTCGAGCAGCCCGTCGGCGGTGACATTGAGGAAGGTGTCCTGCTGCCCGGCGAACGACATCCCGGGGAGGTCCTCCGCGGTGGCGGACGACCGCACGGCCACCGGGACGTCGTGGCCCAGCGCCGCGTGGGCGGCGCGGATCTCCGCGGCGATCGGCTCGGGAACGCGGCGCCCGGAGAACAGGGCCGCGATCCGCTCGGCGTCACCGGACGCGGCGGCGGCCAGTGTCTCCTCGCGGAAGTCCGCAACGAAGGCCCGATAGGCCTCGGTGGTTATGTGGAAGCCGCCGGGGACGGGCAGCCCCGCCCTGGCGAGCGTGGCCAAAGACGCGCCCTTGCCGCCCACGGTGGCGAGGTCGGCGGCGGGATCGTCCAGCGGGATGACAGCCTTCATGTCACGCGCTCCTCGAAGGGCTCAGGGAGTCCGCCAGCTTCCGCCGGGCGACGTCCGCGATCGTGTCGAGATAGTCGAGGGTTGCCTGTCCGACGGCACGCGCCGCGTCGTCGGGCAACGGGCGTCCGGTGCCGGTGGCGCGCTCGATCATGTCGGCGAGCAGCTCGGCGAGTCGCTCCTCCGGCGGGGGCCCTCCGGGAAGGAGCCACGGCACGGTGAGGACCCCGTACATGATCGAGCCGATCACCAGGACGTGGTCACCCGACAGATCTCTGGCCGCGCCCGCCGCGGTCAGCGCGGCGTAGTAGGCGTCGAACGCCTCGCCCATGTTCATCGCGCCGGGGCCCTGCCGCTTCTGCCTGACGAGCTTGCCGAGCACCTCGGAGTCGCCGACCAGCGCCGCTTTGAGCAGCGGCCGGCGCAGCAGGCCGGCGGCGATCCCGGTGAACAGCTCGCGCGGGGTGGTGGGGCGGCTCCGCCGCACCTCCTCGAGCATGTGCACCCGCTCGCGGCGCAGCAGTGCGGCGAAGAGGGCGTCGCGCGTCCTCCAGTGCAGGTAGATCGTGCCCTTGGCGACCCCGGCCTGCCTGGCGACATCGTCGATCGTCGTCTTGTCGTAACCCCAGCGGCCGATCAGCTCGGCGGCGGCGTCGAGGATGCGGTGCGCCCGCTCCATCTGGCGCGCCGGATCCTGTGGCGGCCGTCCCACTCTGGTCATCCGTCCTGCCCCAATTTTTTGACTAGATGACACTATTTGGTCATTTAATTCTCCACAAGAGTCCCGGGGCGGCGCGTACGCCTGGGGGGCCTTTGCGAGGATGAATGAAGGCCGTACGACGGGGGCAGGTGAGCGGTCATGCGCGATCCGCGGGCCGGGGGGACCGGCGGGCAGCGGAGAGGACACGTGGGAGGAGACGCGGACGTGGTGGCGGACAGATCCGGAGCGTACGACGCGAGGGGCGCCTCGCCCGAGCCGCTGACGCCCGAGCCGGACGACGGGGGCCTGGAGGAGATGATCGGCGATGCGGCCGACATCGAGACGCCGGCCGCCGAGACGCCGCCGGCGACCGGGGAGGAGTCGGCGATGCCCGAGCCCGAGCCCGACGTCGGCCCCACCTCGTGATCAGCCGGCGGGGGGTTTGATCCAGTCGAGGGCGCGCTCGACCGCCCGCCGCCAGTTGTCGTACTCGTCGTCGCGCCGCCCGGGGTCCATCGCCGGCGTCCACTGGGCGGCGCGGTGCCAGTTGCGCCGCAGGCCCTCCAGGTCGGGCCAGTAGCCGACGGCGAGCCCGGCGGCGTACGCGGCGCCGAGGGAGACGGTCTCCGCGACCATGGGCCGGACCACCGGCACGTCCAGCACGTCGGCGACGAACTGCATGAGCAGGTTGTCCGACGTCATGCCGCCGTCGACCTTGAGGGTGGTGAGCGCGATGCCCGCGTCGGCGTTCATCGCGTCCACCACCTCGCGGGTCTGCCAGCCCGTGGCCTCCAGCACGGCGCGGGCGAGGTGACCCTTGGTGATGTACGAGGTGAGCCCGACGATGACGCCGCGGGCCTCGCTGCGCCAGTGGGGCGCGAACAGCCCGGAGAACGCCGGGACGATGTAGCAGCCGCCGTTGTCGTCGACCGTGCGGGCCAGGGTCTCGATCTCCGGGGCGGTGCCGATGAGCCCGAGCCCGTCCCTGAACCACTGCACGAGGGCGCCGGTGACCGCGATGGAGCCCTCCAGGGCGTACACCGCGGGCTGGTCTCCGATCTGGTAGCCGACCGTCGTGAGCAGCCCGTGGGTGGAGGCGACCGGCTCGGTGCCGGTGTTGAGCAGCAGGAACGCGCCCGTGCCGTAGGTGCACTTGGCCTCGCCGCGGTGGAAGCAGGTCTGCCCGAACAGCGCGGCCTGCTGGTCGCCGAGCGCGGCCGAGATCCGCACGCCGGGCAGCACCCGCCGGGCCACGCCGTAGATCTCGCTGGACGGGCGGATCCGCGGCAGCATCGCCCGGGGGATGCCGAAGAAGTCGAGCAGGACCGGGTCCCAGTCGAGGTCGCGCAGGTTCATCAGCAGCGTCCGGCTGGCGTTGGTGACGTCGGTGACGTGGACGCCGCCGTCCGGGCCGCCGGTGAGGTTCCAGATGAGCCAGCTCTCCATCGTGCCGAACAGGATCTCGCCGCGTTCCGCGCGCTCGCGCAGCCCGTCGGTGTGGTCCAGCAGCCAGCGGACCGTGGGGGCGGAGAAGTACGTGGCCAGGGGCAGGCCGCAGCGCTCGCGCACCACGTGCGCGTCGGGGCGGCGGGACAGCTCGTCGACCAGGGCGCCGGTCCGGGTGTCCTGCCAGACGACGGCGGGGGTGACGGGCACGCCGGTGCGCCGGTCCCACAGCACCGTCGTCTCCCGCTGGTTGGCGATGCCGACGGCGGCGACCTCGCCGGGCCCGATGCCCGCGTGGGCGAGCGCCTCGGGGCCGATCCGCTCCAGGTTGCGCCAGATCTCGACGGGGTCGTGCTCCACCCAGCCGGGGCGCGGGAAGCGCTGCTTGTGCTCCCGCTGCGTCACCGAGACCAGCCGGCCGCGCTGGTCGAAGAGGATGCACCGGGTCGAGGTGGTGCCCTGGTCGATGGACATGACATAACGCTGGGTCACGGCGGCCTGCCTTAAGGGGCGGATGCGTGTGGGGTGGGGTGGGGTCACCAGCGGGAGGCGCCGAGGTCGCGGGAGACGGCCCGCGCCGCGTCGCGCACATAGCCCACCAGCTCGGGACGGGGACGCCCGCCGGAGTCGCAGATCCGCTCGGTGGCGCCGGAGATGCCCATCGCGCCCACCACGAGACCTCCGTACCCCCGGATCGGGGCCGCCACCCCCGCCTCGCCCATGCCCGTCTCGTCCGCGTCGGACGCCCAGCCGTGCTCGCGCACGGCCGCGAGCA
The sequence above is drawn from the Microbispora sp. ZYX-F-249 genome and encodes:
- a CDS encoding carbohydrate ABC transporter permease; this translates as MSVPAGAGTAARDPGSPAGAGTAGSPGAAASPGAARVRRMRPWTPWAFLAPYLLLFAVFMVLPIGFGFWTSLHEWDINVPAKPFVGLSNYAELFDPSSVDGSRFWTAMKATGIFTVFSVPLLIVLPLLVALLMNGRFRGRNLYRAVYFAPYVLGVAVVGLLWRFLLDGNIGLVNHYLGLDVQWTTDLPWAWVALVGVTVWWTLGLNSVIFLAGLQDIPRELYEAAMVDGAGARHRFRSITLPGLRPVTLFVVNSTILASANMFGQSYLITVGAPADQTKTAIYLIAETGLRQFDMGTASAMSFVLAAFLMVASGLVFGAFRNRQAR
- a CDS encoding ABC transporter substrate-binding protein; its protein translation is MTHSLSRRSFLGLAGATGLAAAVTACGGGTKLGAGEAAQSPAATFSGGEYSGPKVTLDFWNGFTGGDGPHMRAMLDAFNKAYSGRIEVRNVTRQWADLYPAVPTAIAAGKGPDVAVIHNDWISTFAARQVLVPLDDVVGALGLTESDFIPAVWQAGVYDGKRYSVPLDVHCLGDYWNAGHLGKIGLKEAPADKAAYAEALGGLKDAGVEHPFWMPSKWPAHLMFMSLVWQFGGQLYSEDGLRALWGSDAGEQALAWMVEQIDKGFSPDKVAIDSQYAAFKNGKVSLTWDGIWQINDLKTNAPDLKWELSPVPNIGGTPAVWSASHNFVLTSQAGRDANKMQAAKFFVDYMSKQSTEWAKAGMIPARNSVRQDPQVASLPQIALADDLDAFHFIPPLPGVGDVQTKALELAVAKAVLKQASPADALKEGVATADKLLADNKRKYAK
- the arfA gene encoding arabinosylfuranosidase ArfA; protein product: MASPARLTLDPAFRIAPVEPRLFGSFVEHMGRCVYTGLYEPGHPAADADGFRTDVLALTRELGVTLVRYPGGNFVSNYQWEDGVGPVEDRPSRLDLAWRSVESNRFGLGEFMTWAGKAGVEPMMALNLGTRGVTEALQLVEYANYPGGTRMSELRRAHGADKPYDIRLWCLGNELDGPWQLGHKTAAEYGRLAAETARALKRFDPGLSLVACGSSNSGMPTFAAWEAEVLEAVYDLVDHVSLHAYYDPSDGDVDSFLASASDMDHMIRSIAATADHVGAKLRSRKKIGLSFDEWNVWYQSRFKGESSLDWAEAPRLIEDTYDVTDAVVVGSLLIALLRNADRVKIACQAQLANVIAPIRTEPGGPAWRQTIFHPFALTARHAHGEVLRVEPEGPAISTARYGEAPAIWATATHDDATGEIALFVVNRDRRGPCRLDVELRAPVRPVEHLEIADGDPSAANTAAAPGRVTPRPGTGLRMNGRRAELTLHPVSWTLVRFAPASPQE
- a CDS encoding LacI family DNA-binding transcriptional regulator gives rise to the protein MSLRDVALLAGVSVKTVSNVVNGYAHVSPATRAKVERALSQLDYRPNLSARNLRLGRTGVIALALPELDAPYFAELSRFVIDAAAEQRWLVVIEQTDGSLRRERQVLDGVRDHRVDGVILSPVSIGAEELAARTDDAALVLLGERIYDGPADHVAIDNVRAARDVTEHLIGLGRRRIAALGAQDNSISGTAPLRLAGYAEAMAAHGLPQTIAEVERYRRAEGAAAMARLLAAPEAPDAVFCFNDLLALGAMRTILAAGLRVPEDVALAGLDDIEDGRYSTPTLTTVAPDKAQLARIAVDLLRARLDGRAAGPPREVRADYRLVVRESTAGRVRG
- a CDS encoding PP2C family protein-serine/threonine phosphatase encodes the protein MGWDHGGGQMEQGIPDSRDQGLLRALAGMLEDSHLVAFEDIPSLIRRHGREAGFEEIGVYVADLQQSVLRRLCGHGEEDAQPEELKIDTTLAGRALQEVRMLRGGPEGDSPSRWWVPLLDGTERIGVLHMTPTSEDDGLEDRMRHVASLVALIVVSKRSFSDCHARLVRSRPMNVAAEMQWNLMPPLTFATPEVTIGAVLEPAYEIGGDAFDYSTFGSLAHVGVFDAMGHDVSAGLTANLAVAACRNHRRQDMGLVRNSEAIERVLIDEFGRGDRFVTAVIGDLDLETGVFSWVNRGHHAPVLIRHGRWTSTLNCPPAHPMGLDLGLPVILCREQLEPGDRILLYTDGITEMRSPDSGEFGLGRFVEFMIKQNAAGLPVPETLRRLIRTVLEYHDNRLHDDATVLLVEWHGNAHEKLSP
- a CDS encoding class I SAM-dependent methyltransferase — encoded protein: MSDTTEEERREYARRLAAEHLESGDPLGWFEPLYSAAERGEAVVPWAHLVANPYLVEWAGGRTGGGRSALVVGCGMGDDAEHLSGLGWAVTAFDVSPSAVGAARRRFPGSPVRYVAADLLAPPEEWRQAFDLVVEAYTVQVLRGDLRARAIRTAGALVAPGGTLLVVARAREDGDPPGRIAVPLTRSEIDAFATGGLRAVRVRDVYDDETPPVRRWVAEFARA